The Desulfovibrio fairfieldensis sequence GCGGGCAGTTCGCGCTTGTCGGTGACGACCTTGCTCACCGCGCCGTCCTTGCCCTCCAGTTTGAGCACTTTCTCGGAGGCGTAGACGTCCACCTTGTGGCTGACGCAGTCATGCTCGGCCATGCGCGCCAGGGAGTGGGAGAGCACGCCCGGCAGGATCTGGTCCATCATTTCCACCACGCTGACCTTGACGCCCCACATGTCGGCCAGGGCCACGGCCGCCTCCAGGCCGATGAAGCCGCCGCCCACAATCACGGCCTCGTTGATCTTGCCTTCCTGGCAGGCCGTGCGGATAGCGTCGGCGGCTTCCAGGCGGGTGAGCGAAAGCACGTTCTTGAGGTCCTTGCCTTCCACCGGGGGCACGCGCGGGCTCGCGCCCGTGGCCAGCACCAGTTTGTCGTAGGGCAGTTTTTCCTCTTTGCCGCTGATCACGTCCTTGACCAGCAGGGTCTTTGCCGCGCGGTCAATGGACAGGGCGCGGGTCTGGTTGCGCACGGTCACGCCCTTCATGGCGCGGAAAAACTCGGGGTCGCGGATGGTGTGGTAGGGCGTGGCGCGCAGATCGTCCAGATTCTGCACTTCGCCGGACACATAATAGGGGATGCCGCAGCCGCCGTAGGAAATGTAGACGTTTTCATCCACCAGGGTCACTTCGGCGTCGGGCATCAGGCGCTTGCAGCGGGAGGCGGCTTTGGGGCCCAGGGCCACGCCGCCCACAATCAGAATTTTTTCGGGCATATTATAACTCTCCTTCATTGTTTATAGACTGATTATGTTCCGCTCTACGGGTATGTTGTCATTGTCGCCGGCGGATTGAAACATACGGGCTTGTCGACAATCAGGCGGCTGGAAAAATATTTTGAAAATGGACGCGCGGCGCTTAAGGAGCGCGGCCCGCGCCGGAGGCGGCCCATCGCCGCTCAGGCGAAATCAGTTGTGCCCGAAGGGCCGTGGTTTGGGCGCAGGGCATAAAAATAAAGCCTCCAAGATATCATATTTCAATGCCGTTACCCGCCGGGAAGTCAGCGGCCTCTGTAGCGGCGCTGATCGCCCACCCTCACGGTAATCCGTTCATTGTCCATGTATTCCAGCAGGGCGATGAGATACTTGCGGGACAGGCCCAGAATTTCCTTCAATGCGCCCACGTCCAGATTCTCATGGTCGGTGAACCATTGGCGCACCCGTTCCAGAATGTCGGCCAGCGCGGCCCCGTCGTAATAGAGACCGTCCCTGATCTTGACCAGCGCGCCTTCCTCGCAGAGCAGGCGCAGCACGGGCGCGGCCTCTTTGGCGCTGACCCCCAGTTCTTCCAGCACATCCTTGGCGTTGGGCGGGGTGAGGCCCGCGCGCTGATGGGCTTGCAACAGCTTTTGCCGCAGACCCGCCTGATCCGCCGCCAAAGTCACCTTGTGCTCGGCCAGGCGCAGGCCCTCGCCGTCCACGACCAGACGGCCCTGCTTGAGGGCCGCGTCCAGAATTTTCTGGATCAGGCGCTGCGGCAGGCGTTTGCTCCAACCGCTCAACAGGGCGTTGCGCGAAAAGGCGGGCTTGAGCGGGTCCTTGCGGTGCAGCTCTTCGGCCCGCGCCAGGCAGGCGGCCAGCAGGTCCGCGAAAGCCGTCCTACTGATCCACTGGCGGCTCTCCTTGTCCCAACAGAGGGCTTCGCCTTTGGAGGAAAGCAGATTCAGGCCGGATTCCAGGGCGGAGGCGGACAGGCCGGTCAGGACCTTGAGCCGGGCCTCGTCGGCGCCGTCCCGGCCGCGCAGCAGCAGAACGGCGCGGGCCGGAGCCGCGCGGTCCTCGGCCTTGGCGGCTTTGCCGTCGCAGGCGCGCTCATGCAGATTGGGCAATTGCTCCAGCAGGCGCAGCTTGTCGGCCAGTTCCGGGTCTTTGCGGCGCAGTTCCGGCGGCAGGGGACTGATCAGAATGCCCCCGGCCACGGTGCGCAGGGGTGAATAGGCCCGCAGCACGCAGTGATCCCCGAACACGCCCACCATATCCTCGGCAAAGCGCACTTCAGCCAGCGCGGTTTCACCCGGGGCCAGTTTGTCCCGGTCCCGGAAGATCACGCGGGCCGGGCATTCGCGCGTGCCGTGATGGAAATGGATTTCCACCCGCTGGCGCAGGGGCCGGGGGGCAGAGGAAAGGCAGGTCAGGCGGAGCAGCCAGCGCCGGGAAGGGAAGAGTTCGCCGGGGTGGGCCAGCACAAAGCCGCGTTCAATTTCCGTGACGTCCAGGCCCTGCACGTTGACGGCGCAACGCTGGCCCGCCGCCACCGAGTCCACGGACTTGCCGTGGCGCTGCAGGCCGCGCGCGCGGGTGGGCAGGTCCGGCGGCATGAAGCGGGCTTCATCCCCGGCATTGACCGCGCCGGAAATCACCGTGCCGGTGATCACCGTGCCGTGGCCCTTCATGCTGAACACGCGGTCCACGGGCAGGCGAAAGATGTCGCCGCGGCGGCGCGGGGGCAGCTCGGCCGCGCAATTCAGGATATGGGTCCGGAGCGCGTCCAGACCCTCGCCCGTGGCCGAGGAAACGGGGAAGACCGGCGCGTTTTCCAGAAAAGTGCCTTGCAGAAAGCGCTGGATGTCTTCTTTGACCAGGGTGATCCAGTCCGGCTCGACCATGTCGGTTTTGGTCAGAGCCACAAAGCCGTTGCGGATGCCCAGCAGGGAACAGATTTCCAGATGCTCGCGGGTCTGGGGCATGACGCCCTCGTCCGCGGCAATGACCAGCATGACGAAGTCCACGCCCGCCGCGCCGGCCACCATGTTTTTGACGAAACGCTCATGGCCGGGCACGTCCACAATGCCCAGGCGCTCGCCGCCGGGCAGATCCACCCAGGCGAAGCCGAGCTCGATGGTGATGCCCCGACGCTTTTCCTCGCCCAGACGGTCGCAGTCGATGCCGGTGAGGGCGCGCACCAGGGAGGTCTTGCCGTGATCAATATGTCCGGCCGTGCCCAGTACAATAGCCATGTTCCGCACCCTCCGTCGCCGAATATGTCAGAGCGAACATACACCGGAGAATACGGCATTGCAAATGAGACGGACACGAAAAAGGGGGAATGCGCAGGCGCATTCCCCCTAATATCAACATCTTTGTAGGGATATGAAAAATCAGGCCTGCCCGGCCTGGGCCCGTTCCCGGTCCTTGATCAGGGCCAGGGCCCGCTTGGCGAGCTGGGTCACTTCCGGCTTGGAAATCTGGTCGTCCGCGCCCACGCTTTCGCCCTTGTGGCGCAGCTTGTCCGTGATCAGGGAGGAGAAGAGCACTACCGGCAGTTGTTTGAGCATCGGGTCGGTCTTGATGCGGTGGGTCAGGTTGAGGCCGTCCATGACCGGCATTTCAATGTCGGAAACCATCACATGCACAAAGTCGGTGATGGGACGGTTGCCTTCTTCGGCGCGGCGCTTGAAGTCTTCCAGGCGTTCCCAGGCTTCGCGGCCGTTTTCCACGAC is a genomic window containing:
- the selB gene encoding selenocysteine-specific translation elongation factor — protein: MAIVLGTAGHIDHGKTSLVRALTGIDCDRLGEEKRRGITIELGFAWVDLPGGERLGIVDVPGHERFVKNMVAGAAGVDFVMLVIAADEGVMPQTREHLEICSLLGIRNGFVALTKTDMVEPDWITLVKEDIQRFLQGTFLENAPVFPVSSATGEGLDALRTHILNCAAELPPRRRGDIFRLPVDRVFSMKGHGTVITGTVISGAVNAGDEARFMPPDLPTRARGLQRHGKSVDSVAAGQRCAVNVQGLDVTEIERGFVLAHPGELFPSRRWLLRLTCLSSAPRPLRQRVEIHFHHGTRECPARVIFRDRDKLAPGETALAEVRFAEDMVGVFGDHCVLRAYSPLRTVAGGILISPLPPELRRKDPELADKLRLLEQLPNLHERACDGKAAKAEDRAAPARAVLLLRGRDGADEARLKVLTGLSASALESGLNLLSSKGEALCWDKESRQWISRTAFADLLAACLARAEELHRKDPLKPAFSRNALLSGWSKRLPQRLIQKILDAALKQGRLVVDGEGLRLAEHKVTLAADQAGLRQKLLQAHQRAGLTPPNAKDVLEELGVSAKEAAPVLRLLCEEGALVKIRDGLYYDGAALADILERVRQWFTDHENLDVGALKEILGLSRKYLIALLEYMDNERITVRVGDQRRYRGR